The DNA segment AATACACAAGTTAGCAATGCCAGAAAGTGATAATTAATTATACACGTAAAAAACATCATTTTATAAAAAGGATTAGTTTCATGCATACCCTTACGAACTTGAAAATTTTCATATATACCCAACCAAAACTAAAAATATCTTATATGCCCTTACAAAATagttaaaatatcaaatatacccAATTATTAAAAACAATCTAATAGATAATCATTTtaccctttttttttttaacttcaaGTTTTCATATATGCTCATCTTTTAATTTCATATTTTTGTATAACACATTTTAAGCTTGAATttatttttacccatttttatttttttatttttttccccATAAACAATAGTATTTTCCATATATAACATTTAAACTATATAAATTAAGCTAGAAATGagtaaatataatatttgaaatTAAAGGTCATATATGATATTTCAAAGTTTtagaaaaataagggtaaaaCTGTCAATTACTGAATTGTTTTCAAGGATttgggtatatatgatatttcaactactttgtaagggtatatatgatatttataaTTTTGCAAGGGTGTATATGATATTTTGCAATTTTGTAGGGGTATATATGAAATATACACATGacactaaggtggtgtttgtttttgaagaggtaaaaggtctgcagtctgcggaccacatctgcaggcatctgcaggagaagaggtggaccaaaggtctccagtctgcaaggagaagagggtttgttttttattCTACAAAAAGATCTTCTCAACACACACAAACCTCTTGTTCTCTCTCTGTGCATCACCACCGCCACAACCATCTGCCTCACCaagcaccaccgccaccaccatctCCCTCACCAACCTCCTTCCTCCCCCACCAACCCCGTCGCAACCACCaagcaccaccgccaccacttcagCCGTCGTCAACCACCTCCaccgaaaccctaatttcaccaTCTTCAAGGGTTTCGATTTGGGGGTttctgaagagagagagagagagggggggaggAGAGGGATCCAGAGAGACAGAGAGAGTACGAGGAGAGAGAGACGGCGGTGGTTACGGTTCCTGTGTTAACGGCggtgatgatgacgatgatgttcgatgatgatgatgatgatgataacagaTGACGACGGCGATTTTGATGGTGGAGGTGATTGGGGGTGTCGGGTGGAGGAGATGGGTGAACGTGGGGGTGGCGGTGGTGGCCgagatgtggtggtggaggtggtggcggggATGTGGGGGTGGAGGTGTGGAAGAAGAGGTGAGAAGAGGTAAAGGTCTGTGCCAAGAAGACTTAGGTCAATGTATGTGCCAAGAAGAGGTCTCgtagaccttttttaatgaaaggtctgcgagaaaacaaacaagctgcagacaTGAAACGTCTGCCCgcgtctgcgcgacgcagacataagtggccagaagtgattctggccaaaaaacaaacaccacctaactATGTATTAAAATCAATTTTTTGGACAAGAACTGTTTCAGATCAACCCACCCGACCCGTAACAATAAGACTTGTTTTGACTTGTTATCCAGCCCGGTTGACCCGCCCATTTTAACACGTATAGTTGTAAGTACCTGAGCATAGATGTTGGCCAAGAAAAGATCTTTGATAATAACACGGAAGTCGCTATGCATCCTAATAAGCCGGCAATAGCTCCCTCCCATGTTTTCTTGGGGCTAATGCTAGTAAGCGGTATCCTACCAAAAGCCTGCAATGAACGGAAAGATGttaaataaaattaattataAAAGTTAAGATAATATAATAGAGCATAATGTATACTACCTTTCCACCAGCAAAAGCAAAGGTATCTGCTGCAATAATGCTGCTGATAGATATCAATGTGGCTACAAGACCAACCGTCCAATGAGCTTGCCCGCCTAAAAGTATAGGCCATGTAGCTCCCACTCCTCTTGAATATACAATATTGGATTAGTAATTTCTTCGCGACATaaactttttgagtccctgtgttttatgggttttaactagttgagtccaaaagcaaaaagtttaacgacctgagtccccataagcattttctttaaccatttgagtccaaatttctaaccaGTTAGAATTTTGTTGTTAAGTTTTGTTGTTATGACAAAATTTAACAACAAAATTCTAACtgggttagaaatttggactcaaatggttaaagaaaatgctatagggactcaggtcgttaaactttttgcttttggactcaactagttaaaacccataaaacacagggactcaaaaagtaatttaccctatttACTTTTAACCCCTTCATGTTTTGTAAACACTAAAAGCTCATAATCAAGCATTGTGTCACGGGCCAAATATTCGTAGGTCGTTATGCTATGGGTTATACTTAACCACTTGGGTTTACTGGCTAGTCCAGGACTTTATCAGGGATGGCCTCAGCGGATTAAGAAGGTGTACGTGCCTAGTTGTGTCTATGCGACGGCGACAAACACACCACTGGTTGAGAGCTGGTGCCGGTCTCCTGACGAGTCCAAGGCAGGACTAAACCAGTGACCCACACAAAGAGCGGGATGGATTGGCTTATCCCCGGGGAAATGGGAACGACACACGGGGATCGAAAGTCAACCCCGTGATAATTGTCTTTGTTTATATATAGCATACGCATAAtgaaacaaaacaaaacagaCTGTAGGTTCTGGCGTCTTAAAAAGATAAATTTTAGGAAAATTTCCAACATTGTAAGTTAATATGCGTAAGGACGAGAAGACTTACCAGTATTCAACGCAGGTGCTTGCATACAACATCTGAGCTTAACCCAGAAAGAAGGAAGATATCCGCAATAAAACAGGCCAAAGATTGTACTACTGAGCTGAGAAAAACGAGGATTTCCTCTTTGTAATAGTAATGCCATAGCAACAACAAAAGCTGCCGACGCTACAGAAACATCTATCTGACCTTTGTATCTGAAACAACATAATACATAAAATAATCACCAAATGTGAATCAGTTTATGAGGAATTAGAAGGTATTTTGCACATCTTACAGAGTGAACAACGGCATAAGAGCACAGATAACGGAGCAAACTCGAGATACGTAACGAGGAGGGGGAGTCATTCCGGAGGAAATTCCACGGCTTCTAACCAGTTCAAAGTATTCTCTTGAACCGGCAAATACGACAGCAGCTAAAGCCACAGAGAATACCCACCCTCCAGTTAGTACTACTCCACCAGCAGTAATACCGATTCCAAGTCCAAACACAACCCTTTTCGACAACTGGCTTGATTTTTTCTGTTCCTCTGAACCATCGTCTGTTTCCGACGAACCGTGTACTTTGATAACCTACAAATACACATTCCGAGTGTCACTGGACTAGACATCACAAAATACCAAAACATGGCAATTAcaccatagttgtcaatagcgaataGCAGGCCATAGTGGCAGCCTGTCAGGCTACATATATGCTACGTAATGATATTGACGAAATAGCGATAAAGGACTAGAAAAATTAGAAGAAAAAATGAAACTATGTTTAACACAGCAACTATGTATAAAAGTGCTAAAAATATGCTAATTAGCCAAAATACACTGTCACCGATCATCTAAATAAATCCGCTGTTTATCGCTACAGGGTATGTAGCGACCCTTCACCTATACactacgctattcgctatagcggGCGCTACGagcgctattgacaactatgaatCACACTCATTATGTCTGTGTTTTgttcatagttgttaatggcgaatagcgacaaatagcgataagatacctatatgctacatagcgaatagcgctAAATAGCGGgacgctattttataaatagcgaactagcgatacactagaaaaaaaaattatataatattatatcaaaataccctggtatatacgctattttacatgtatatttaacaaaatcTTAAAATCCaacttttttatatgtaattgctatttatattaaaaaaactaaaGGCCGCTATCTATCGCTACAGACCATATAGCGAGCATGGACTTATACGCCACACTATTCGCTATAACAACCGTAGCGCTTGCTATTGACAACTACGGTTTTGTTAAGCACATAAATGAACAAGAGATCTTTCTGTGTAATTCATTGTATAGCGATTCAAAAATTCGGCGACTCTCTTAATTCCCAATATCTAAACATGACTCGTTAAACAATAACTAAGTTTGTGAAAAATCAATAGCTACTTCATTCCATAACTCGCAAATTATTCCTTTTTCGGCTTATAAGGCCCCAAAAATCCAATCTTTTATCTAACTATAAACCCAGATATAAACACCTAATTATGCCAAAAATCACATATAGTACATATTCTATTCCCCAAATTAGCTTCTACAAATCATGCAAATGAAAACAATTGAGCTTCTAAATACCAATTCACAACAAAAAAAAACGTACATCAACAGGATCCTCGTCCCCAATCAGGTTGGCATCGGCTCTGGCCACCAGAGTTTGGGTGGAAAATTTGGGTGAAATGTAACGAATTCCGAATCTAGCATTGTTAAATTGCAAAAATCCTCTGGCTTTGGACGCATGAAAGAATTTGAGGGTGAGGTTGGTGGAGGGGcggaatgaaattagggttttagaagGGTTAGTAACGGTTAGTGCGTCGCAATACGACGGAGTAGCCATTGAGGATAAGGATGTAATCATATGGAGGAGAGTAATGAATCCATTATGTCTTCAGGTTTGCTGCAGATTTCGATTTTATCGATTGCAATTGGAATTCAGGATGACGACGATAGCTTCGATGAGTGACATGCCCAATTTTGAcctctttattttatttttattagaatAAACTGCAAACTTACCCCCTGGGGTTTAAGCCAATTGATACTCTGACCTCTTCCtagaaataattgcaattttacctcCCAACGTTGTTGTTATGTCGCACAATTACCCTCTGGCGTCAAATAAGCTAATAGATCTGTTAACTGGAATGTGAAATGACTATCTTACCCTTTAATATTACCCCCCAACGTTGTTGTTATGTCGCATAATTACCCCCAACTGTTAAATGACTAAATTGTCCTTTCTTATTACCCCATATACTTTGTTGTAAGAAACAGTATTACCCCCTGCAGTAACCAAAACCCTTCCTGCCAAAAAGGTTTGACCAGCCAAAGACAAATGATGCAGAAACTAAGTGTAAAACCTGGTATTTGAAATGCCTAACCTGCTTCAAATGCTCATTAGTCATTTAACCAAAATCCTTCACTAGAAAACAACTACACACACCCACACAATTACAATCTGCTGTTATATCACAATCTGTTGTTCACAAAATGTTATATCACATTGGCTCTGCAACTTCAAATGGTATCAATTGGTCATGCAGTATGCAAA comes from the Helianthus annuus cultivar XRQ/B chromosome 4, HanXRQr2.0-SUNRISE, whole genome shotgun sequence genome and includes:
- the LOC110937785 gene encoding phosphatidate cytidylyltransferase 4, chloroplastic, which translates into the protein MITSLSSMATPSYCDALTVTNPSKTLISFRPSTNLTLKFFHASKARGFLQFNNARFGIRYISPKFSTQTLVARADANLIGDEDPVDVIKVHGSSETDDGSEEQKKSSQLSKRVVFGLGIGITAGGVVLTGGWVFSVALAAVVFAGSREYFELVRSRGISSGMTPPPRYVSRVCSVICALMPLFTLYKGQIDVSVASAAFVVAMALLLQRGNPRFSQLSSTIFGLFYCGYLPSFWVKLRCCMQAPALNTGVGATWPILLGGQAHWTVGLVATLISISSIIAADTFAFAGGKAFGRIPLTSISPKKTWEGAIAGLLGCIATSVLLSKIFSWPTSMLSAIGFGLLNFFASLFGDLLESMIKRDAGVKDSGSLIPGHGGILDRTDSYIFTGALAYAFVSNLLPLYGV